The DNA sequence GATTCGAACATTCACTGCCGACATAAAAGCCTACTGGGAAGGTGATGTGGGCACTCTTGAAGAAGACTTTATTTTTGATGATGGTGAAGAACAACGTCGTGTCTGGAAACTGGTTCGCCAGCAGGACGGCGGTTATATCGGAACGGCTGGCGACGTCATCGGCCCCGGCGAGGCAGAAATTGCCGGAAACAGTATGTTTCTGGACTATATTCTGGCTGTGCCGTACAAGAATGATACAATCAATCTGTCAATCGACGATCGGATGTATCTCGTCGAGCCGGACATCCTGATCAATGAATCAGAGATGAGCAAGTTCGGATTTCGGGTC is a window from the Desulfuromonas sp. genome containing:
- a CDS encoding DUF3833 domain-containing protein, which encodes MIRAIILIPIVLFIMVLTACSTIQVSDYSDRSPEMVPELFFDGNLTAHGIVKNRSGKVIRTFTADIKAYWEGDVGTLEEDFIFDDGEEQRRVWKLVRQQDGGYIGTAGDVIGPGEAEIAGNSMFLDYILAVPYKNDTINLSIDDRMYLVEPDILINESEMSKFGFRVGEIVLVIQKK